A stretch of Allostreptomyces psammosilenae DNA encodes these proteins:
- a CDS encoding acetoin utilization protein AcuC, producing the protein MWDEAEAGYDFGPGHPMDPVRLLLTMRLVRALGLDRLPQVEVAAAPPATEEELRTVHLPEYLAAVRAAAADPAAADESRGLGTPDDPAFPAMHDASALIAGQSLAAADAVWRGPGHAVNVAGGLHHAKPGSAAGFCVYNDAALAVRRLLDLGAERVAYVDVDVHHGDGVQEVFWDDPRVLTISVHESPRTLFPGTGHATETGGPKAPGGAVNLPLPPGTGDTGWLRAISSTVPPLLAAFRPQALVSQHGADTHIEDPLAHLLVSLDAQRCAAALLHRLAHEHAGGRWLALGGGGYAIADVVPRSWTHLVAEAAGAAVDPATPTPEEWRAEVLRLTRQDAPRRMTDGFTPAWRPIDDGGYDPADRVDQAILATRRAVFPLHGLDAGAGW; encoded by the coding sequence ATGTGGGACGAGGCGGAGGCCGGCTACGACTTCGGCCCCGGCCACCCCATGGATCCGGTCCGGCTGCTGCTGACCATGCGGCTGGTGCGGGCCCTCGGCCTCGACCGGCTGCCGCAGGTCGAGGTGGCCGCCGCGCCCCCGGCCACCGAGGAGGAGCTGCGCACCGTGCACCTGCCGGAGTACCTGGCGGCGGTGCGTGCCGCGGCGGCGGATCCGGCGGCGGCGGACGAGTCGCGCGGCCTGGGCACGCCGGACGATCCGGCGTTCCCGGCGATGCACGACGCCTCCGCGCTGATCGCCGGTCAGTCCCTGGCCGCCGCCGACGCCGTCTGGCGCGGGCCCGGCCACGCCGTCAACGTCGCCGGCGGGCTGCACCACGCCAAGCCGGGCTCGGCCGCCGGCTTCTGCGTCTACAACGACGCCGCCCTCGCGGTGCGCCGGCTGCTCGACCTCGGCGCGGAGCGCGTGGCCTACGTGGACGTGGACGTCCACCACGGGGACGGCGTGCAGGAGGTGTTCTGGGACGACCCGCGCGTCCTCACCATCAGCGTCCACGAGTCGCCGCGCACGCTCTTCCCCGGCACCGGCCACGCGACCGAGACGGGCGGGCCGAAGGCGCCCGGGGGCGCCGTCAACCTGCCGCTGCCGCCCGGCACCGGCGACACCGGCTGGCTGCGCGCCATCTCCTCGACCGTCCCGCCACTGCTGGCGGCCTTCCGCCCGCAGGCGCTGGTCAGCCAGCACGGGGCGGACACCCACATCGAGGATCCGCTGGCGCACCTCCTGGTGAGCCTCGACGCGCAACGGTGCGCCGCCGCGCTCCTGCACCGGCTGGCCCACGAGCACGCCGGCGGGCGCTGGCTGGCGCTCGGCGGGGGCGGCTACGCGATCGCGGACGTGGTGCCGCGCAGCTGGACGCACCTGGTCGCGGAGGCGGCCGGCGCCGCCGTCGATCCGGCCACGCCGACGCCCGAGGAGTGGCGCGCCGAGGTGCTGCGGCTGACCCGGCAGGACGCGCCGCGCCGGATGACCGACGGTTTCACGCCAGCCTGGCGCCCCATCGATGACGGGGGGTATGACCCCGCTGACCGGGTGGACCAGGCGATTCTCGCCACCCGCCGCGCGGTTTTCCCGCTGCACGGCCTCGACGCGGGGGCCGGATGGTGA
- a CDS encoding helix-turn-helix domain-containing protein, with protein MAASVPLKEVKFLTVAEVASVMRVSKMTVYRLVHSGELPAVRVGRSFRVPEQAVHDYLRDAYVERTVHGRSA; from the coding sequence ATGGCTGCAAGCGTGCCTCTCAAAGAGGTGAAGTTCCTGACCGTGGCCGAGGTGGCCTCGGTGATGAGGGTCTCCAAGATGACGGTCTACCGGCTGGTGCACAGCGGAGAGCTGCCCGCGGTTCGGGTGGGTCGTAGTTTCCGGGTGCCCGAGCAGGCCGTCCACGACTACCTGCGCGACGCCTACGTCGAGCGCACCGTGCACGGGCGCAGCGCCTAG
- a CDS encoding 30S ribosomal protein bS22 — protein sequence MGSVIKKRRKRMAKKKHRKLLKRTRVQRRNKK from the coding sequence GTGGGCTCTGTCATCAAGAAGCGCCGCAAGCGCATGGCCAAGAAGAAGCACCGCAAGCTGCTGAAGCGCACCCGCGTGCAGCGCCGCAACAAGAAGTGA
- a CDS encoding NAD-dependent epimerase/dehydratase family protein, with translation MGEVVLVTGVARDLGGRFARRIRREPGVDHVVGVDEIPPRRPLGDGATFVRTDLRTPAVARVIAEYGVHTVVHMNVVATPLGAPGNRSALKESNVIGTMQLLGACQRAGSVRRLVVKSSTSVYGSAPRDPAVFTETTPVRALPGGGYAKDAADVETYVRGFARRRPDVAVTVLRFANILGPSADSPMAEYFCLPVLPTVFGFDPRLQFVHTDDAVEVLRLAALEPRRGTLNTGTFNVAGDGVLLLSQAARRLGRPTLPLPVRAVGLTGHLLRGARLAGFSPEHVRMLTHGRVVDTAQLRDVFGHRLARTTEEAFADFARGRAGVLPVTAAADRLLGGAQRWLLDRAPGEDGPPGERPARERPARDVGGDDA, from the coding sequence GTGGGAGAAGTCGTTCTGGTCACCGGGGTCGCCCGCGACCTCGGTGGCCGCTTCGCGCGCCGGATACGGCGCGAGCCGGGCGTCGACCACGTCGTCGGGGTGGACGAGATCCCGCCACGCCGCCCCCTGGGTGACGGCGCCACGTTCGTCCGCACCGACCTGCGCACCCCCGCGGTGGCCCGGGTGATCGCCGAGTACGGGGTGCACACGGTGGTCCACATGAACGTGGTGGCCACGCCGCTCGGGGCCCCCGGCAACCGCTCCGCGCTCAAGGAGAGCAACGTCATCGGCACGATGCAGCTCCTCGGCGCCTGCCAGCGCGCCGGATCGGTGCGCCGCCTGGTGGTGAAGTCCAGCACCAGCGTGTACGGCTCCGCCCCGCGCGACCCGGCGGTGTTCACCGAGACCACGCCGGTGCGCGCGCTGCCGGGCGGCGGCTACGCCAAGGACGCCGCCGACGTGGAGACCTACGTGCGGGGCTTCGCCCGCCGCCGGCCCGACGTCGCGGTGACCGTGCTGCGCTTCGCCAACATCCTCGGGCCGTCCGCCGACTCGCCGATGGCCGAATACTTCTGCCTGCCGGTGCTGCCCACCGTGTTCGGCTTCGATCCGCGCCTGCAGTTCGTGCACACCGACGACGCCGTGGAGGTGCTCCGGCTGGCGGCGCTGGAGCCCCGTCGCGGCACCCTGAACACCGGCACGTTCAACGTGGCCGGGGACGGCGTGCTGCTGCTCTCCCAGGCGGCCCGCCGGCTCGGCCGGCCCACCCTGCCGCTGCCGGTGCGCGCCGTGGGGCTGACCGGCCACCTGCTGCGCGGCGCCCGTCTGGCCGGCTTCTCCCCGGAGCACGTGCGGATGCTGACGCACGGCCGGGTGGTCGACACCGCGCAGCTGCGGGACGTCTTCGGGCACCGGCTGGCCCGCACCACCGAGGAGGCGTTCGCGGACTTCGCGCGCGGCCGGGCGGGGGTGCTGCCGGTCACCGCGGCGGCCGACCGGCTCCTCGGGGGCGCCCAGCGCTGGCTGCTGGACCGGGCCCCGGGGGAGGATGGGCCGCCAGGGGAGCGGCCCGCGCGCGAACGGCCCGCCCGGGACGTGGGAGGTGACGACGCGTGA